In one Thermanaerovibrio velox DSM 12556 genomic region, the following are encoded:
- a CDS encoding UDP-3-O-acyl-N-acetylglucosamine deacetylase — MSPLSCSSYTLGEEVLFRGEGLHSGNPCEVVLLPFERPGIWFHSDRGPVPIWEVGFSGGFRRTVAVVGGVSLQTLEHLTAALWCLGVGGVLVRVFGGEVPIMDGSALPFAQGILGSRVPSDGSCLDPFEVYAPILEEDAAAGRLAGVYPFDGLKVLCLLDYPGTPLGTLYREVLVNQETFLEQIAPCRTFGFRGEVEDLLSRGLIRGGGLHNALVIDREGPINGAQGIDFREECVGHKVLDVLGDLAFLGRPLKGAVVSMRSGHGIHHRLVARLRSLCPLRGVL; from the coding sequence ATGAGCCCCTTGTCTTGCAGTTCCTACACCCTTGGGGAAGAGGTGTTGTTCCGCGGGGAAGGGCTTCACTCGGGGAATCCCTGCGAGGTGGTGCTCTTGCCCTTTGAGCGTCCGGGGATATGGTTCCATTCGGACCGAGGTCCGGTGCCCATATGGGAGGTGGGTTTCAGCGGGGGTTTCCGCCGCACCGTGGCGGTGGTTGGGGGTGTTTCGCTTCAGACCCTGGAGCATCTCACCGCGGCCCTGTGGTGTCTTGGGGTGGGGGGTGTGCTGGTAAGGGTTTTTGGGGGAGAGGTGCCCATAATGGACGGCAGTGCCCTGCCCTTTGCCCAGGGCATTTTAGGCTCCCGGGTGCCCTCTGATGGTTCATGCTTGGATCCTTTTGAGGTATACGCCCCCATATTGGAGGAAGATGCCGCCGCGGGGAGGCTCGCGGGGGTGTATCCCTTTGATGGGTTGAAGGTCCTGTGTCTTCTGGACTATCCCGGCACTCCCTTGGGGACCCTGTACCGGGAGGTGCTCGTGAATCAGGAGACCTTCCTTGAGCAGATAGCCCCATGCAGGACCTTCGGTTTCAGGGGTGAGGTGGAGGATCTTTTGTCCCGGGGGCTTATACGTGGAGGGGGTCTTCACAACGCCCTGGTTATAGACCGGGAGGGTCCCATTAACGGGGCTCAAGGCATTGACTTCCGGGAGGAGTGCGTGGGGCACAAGGTTTTGGATGTGCTGGGGGATCTGGCGTTTCTGGGGCGTCCGTTGAAGGGGGCGGTGGTATCCATGCGCAGCGGTCATGGTATACACCACCGGCTTGTGGCCCGGCTGAGGAGTCTTTGCCCTCTTCGCGGCGTGTTGTGA
- the fabZ gene encoding 3-hydroxyacyl-ACP dehydratase FabZ gives MDILKIMEFLPHRYPFLLVDRILEVAEDRVVGLKNVTINEPFFQGHFPGEPVMPGVLILEAMGQVAAYLVSRHPGLEGMTAFLTSVEDARFRRPVRPGDQLITEARILKMRGRMGKASVVSTVEGEMAAQAVLGFALSKALTKGED, from the coding sequence ATGGACATATTGAAGATAATGGAGTTTTTGCCCCACCGGTATCCGTTCCTTTTGGTGGATCGGATACTGGAGGTGGCAGAAGACCGGGTGGTGGGTTTGAAGAACGTCACGATAAACGAGCCTTTCTTCCAGGGGCACTTCCCTGGGGAGCCGGTGATGCCCGGTGTCCTGATACTTGAGGCCATGGGGCAGGTGGCGGCTTATTTGGTGTCCCGTCATCCCGGGCTGGAGGGGATGACGGCGTTTCTTACGTCGGTGGAGGATGCCAGGTTCCGGCGGCCCGTGAGGCCCGGGGACCAGCTGATAACGGAGGCTAGGATCCTCAAGATGAGGGGACGCATGGGGAAGGCCTCGGTGGTGTCCACCGTGGAGGGGGAGATGGCGGCTCAAGCGGTGCTTGGGTTTGCCCTGTCCAAGGCTTTGACGAAGGGGGAAGATTAG
- the lpxA gene encoding acyl-ACP--UDP-N-acetylglucosamine O-acyltransferase, whose amino-acid sequence MSVQVHPTAVVSSEAEIGEGVVIGPYCVIDGKVSIGDGTVLESFVRVCDYVKIGPRCRIYDHVTLGRDPQDFGFKGEESWVRIGADVVIRENVTVHRASGEGNETVVGDGTYLMEGCHLGHNVRVGAHCVLANKVGLAGYSTVGDRVTIGGMAGVHQFVSIGRSCMIGGLSKVVKDVPPFCLADGRPARIHGLNKVGLRRQGFSAEDRSRIRGIYDELRTGSLPLREALRSLGERFPDDRFVMELLEFMGRCRRGWTPWAHRCDSPEE is encoded by the coding sequence TTGTCGGTGCAGGTGCATCCAACGGCGGTGGTGAGCTCTGAGGCGGAGATAGGTGAAGGGGTAGTCATAGGTCCTTACTGCGTGATAGATGGTAAGGTCAGCATCGGGGACGGTACGGTGTTGGAGTCCTTCGTTAGGGTTTGCGACTACGTCAAGATAGGTCCCCGTTGTAGGATATACGACCACGTGACGCTGGGGAGGGATCCCCAGGACTTCGGCTTCAAGGGTGAGGAGAGCTGGGTTCGCATAGGGGCGGATGTGGTGATTAGGGAGAACGTGACGGTTCACCGGGCCTCTGGGGAGGGGAACGAGACGGTGGTGGGTGATGGCACCTACCTGATGGAGGGTTGTCACCTGGGGCACAACGTGAGGGTTGGGGCCCACTGTGTATTGGCCAACAAGGTGGGGCTTGCGGGGTACTCGACGGTGGGTGACCGGGTGACGATCGGCGGCATGGCGGGGGTTCATCAGTTCGTCAGCATCGGCAGGTCCTGCATGATAGGGGGTTTGTCGAAGGTGGTGAAGGACGTGCCGCCCTTTTGTCTGGCCGATGGTCGGCCTGCCCGGATCCACGGGTTGAACAAGGTGGGTCTTAGGCGTCAGGGTTTCTCCGCGGAGGATCGTTCCCGCATAAGGGGCATATACGATGAGCTGAGGACCGGTTCGTTGCCGTTGAGGGAGGCGCTTAGGAGCCTTGGGGAGCGGTTCCCGGATGACAGGTTTGTAATGGAGCTTTTGGAGTTCATGGGCAGGTGCAGGCGGGGATGGACCCCTTGGGCCCATCGGTGTGATTCTCCGGAGGAGTGA
- a CDS encoding KdsC family phosphatase, protein MIRLFVMDVDGTLTDGGVSFDVSGTEAKRYHIQDGMGIKLLQARGVRVAFLSGRHSDSTSARARDLGVDLCVQGVSSKLPVLVSWAEEMGISSRQVAYMGDDLPDLECLRWCGFGVVPCDGRPEALREADYVTPSRAGFGAVRDACDRIILMNLREGEGRHQGL, encoded by the coding sequence GTGATACGGCTTTTTGTCATGGACGTGGACGGTACGCTGACGGACGGAGGGGTTTCATTTGACGTCTCCGGCACGGAGGCCAAGAGGTATCACATTCAGGACGGCATGGGGATAAAGCTCCTTCAGGCCAGGGGGGTGAGGGTGGCTTTTTTGAGTGGCCGCCACAGCGATTCCACTTCCGCTAGGGCCAGGGACCTTGGGGTGGATCTTTGTGTTCAGGGGGTTTCGAGCAAGCTCCCGGTTTTGGTATCTTGGGCGGAGGAGATGGGTATTTCGAGCCGCCAGGTGGCCTACATGGGGGATGACCTTCCGGACCTGGAGTGTCTTAGGTGGTGTGGCTTCGGGGTGGTCCCCTGCGACGGCCGGCCGGAGGCGTTGAGGGAGGCGGACTACGTTACTCCAAGCAGGGCTGGGTTTGGGGCTGTCAGGGACGCCTGTGACCGTATAATCCTTATGAACCTTAGGGAGGGGGAGGGTCGTCATCAGGGGCTTTAG